CCACGCGACGGAGGTCGCAAACGAGTACGCCGAGTCGGTGCTGTTCGGCTACGACGCCAGCAACGCCCGAGCGACGGTTCGTCGACTGGAGGCCGACGCCCGCGAAGGCGAGCAGTTCGGGCCCGAGTAGCGGCGATTTCGGGTCCGGTCCGCGGGTCCGTGTCGGGCACGGCGCGACCGCTCACTCGCCGAACCGCTTCTCGCGCCACTCCCGCAGGACCGACCGGTCGCGGGTGTTCTCGGGCAGTTCGTCGAACCAGCGCGCGTCGGTGATCTCGCCGTCGGGGTCGCACACCTCGGGGTCGGTCGAGTCGGCTTCCCCTTCGAAGATGGGGAGGACGCCCCACGTCTCGTGGCCGTCGCTGCGGAAGCGGACTTCGCCGAGGATCCCCAGGCCGTCGTAGGTCACGTCCACCCCGGCCTCTTCGCCGAGTTCGCGTCGGGCGCCCTCGCGGACGGACTCGTCGGGTTCGACCTCGCCGCCGGGGAGCACCCAGGTGTCGATGGCGGCCTGCTCGACGAGCAAGAGCTCGCCGGAGGGGCGGTAGGCGAGCGTGTGGGCGCCGTAGGGGAGTCCCTGCGCTTCGATACGCTCGGCGACGGTGCGAAAGCGGTCGCGGGAGACGGCTCGGGTGGTCCGGAACTCGACGAACTCGTCGTAGCGGTCGGTCAAGCGGTGATACACCTGTTCGGCCGCCTGGCGGGCCTCGGTGGCGAGGAACCAGAGGTTGTCGACGGCGGTCATCGCACTCGTGACGGCGGCCGGAGTCGCCTCGGCAAACGCCACCGCCGGTCAGCGCGCGTTCGCTCGATCATGGCCCCTCGTTCGAGCGTCTCCGTCATAAGCGTTCGACCTCTGTGCCCGCACCACGACGAGACGGCGCTCGCCGCTCGGTCCGTTCCCGAGCTAACGGCGTCTGCCGGGCGTCTGACGGGTGCTTATGGGCCGTGTCGAGAGATCACGTATCGATGACCGAGGGTGTCAGGCGGGCGACCCAGGGTGAACGAGCGAGCGACGGCGGTGCGAGCGATGCGCGGACGGGTCGGGACGGGTCGGTCGCGTTAGTGTACGAGCGGGCGTTCACGGCGAACGCTGCGAGCCAGCTCGACCGCGCGCTCGACGTCGGTGCCGAGCGGAGCGTGCTCGCGATACTGTATCGCCACGACGTGCGGTCGTGGACGACCGCGCTCCGAAGCCACTGTGACCGGGTCGACTCGGCCGCGGCGGTCGCCGTCGGGCCGACGTCGGCCGGTTGCGGGCGCGACGACGCGGCCGTCCGAACCGTCTCCGATCCGACGGATCTCACGGGTGTCGGCATCGCCGTCGGCGAGTGGTTGCGGGCCCGCGACACGGACGAAGAGCCCGTCGTCTGTCTGGACTCGCTGTCGACGCTGCTGCAGTACGCCGACCCCGAGCGGGCCTTCCGGTTCCTCCACGGTCTGCGGACGCAAGTCCGCTCGGCGGATGCCACGGCGTTCGTCTCCGTCGACCCGGGCGCTCACGACGAGGCGACGCTAGGCACGTTCCGGGCGCTGTTCGACGCCGTCGTCACGGGCGAGTCGGCGACCGCGGAGACGGACGACGGCGAGTCGGCGACCGCGGACGGTCGGCCGGTGGCGACGGACGGCGGCGCCTCGGAGGCTCCGGACGGGCCGGTGAGCGGCTCCGAGTGAGACGGATCAATCCCTTTTTGACGGGCCGTCGAGTACCGCCGTCCATGGCATTCGAAGAGGACGACCACGTCATCCTCCGCGACGAGCACAGCGAGTACGACGGCGAAGAAGGCGAGATCACGCAGGTCGTCGAGACGATGTTCGGCGACGAGAACTACACCGTCTCCTTCGAGGACGGGCAGGAAGCCGGCGTCTCCGAGGACCAGCTCGAAGCCGCCGAGGAGTAACCGCACGCGATGGCCTCCGTCCCGCTGCACTACGTCGACCTGCGAGCGTTCTGTTACGTCACCGAGGACGAGGAGCGCGTCGAGTCTGCGCTACGCGCCTTGCTCCCCGAGGAGTTCGAGATCGAACGCGCGACCTCGGAGGGCCACCACGGCGACCGGATCGTCGTCCTCTCGGCGCGGGTCGAACGCGCCGACGAGATCCGCCACGTCCTCGACAGGCTGGGCGAACTCGACGATATCGACGCAGTGGTCTCCGAACTCGACGAGCGGGTCGACGACAACTGCGCCTTCTACCTGACGCTGGACAAGCAGGCGGCCTTTTCCGACGAGATCGAGCGCGGCGACGGCATCACCTTCCGCTCGAAGGTCGAGGCTTACCCGGCCAACAAGCCCGCGGCCGTCGAGAACGCCCGCGAGGTCTTCGAGGCGCTCTGAGCGCGCCATGACCGAGACGGACCCGAACCGGAGGCGCGACGACCGGGACCGGCGCTTCGAGGCCGTCCACGCCCACCCCGACGGTGAGGCGACGGTCGCCCGCCACGCGTCGACCGCGGCGGAGTACGGCTTCGACGGGATCGTGGTCCGCAACCACGGTGGCGCCCACACCGAGTTCGGCGCCGCGGAGATAGCCGAGACGTACGACGTCGACGTCGTCGAGGGCGTCGAGATCCGGGCGACGGACCCTTCGCGGGCGAGCGGGTTCGTCGGCAACCACCGTCGGTCGAAGACGGTCGTGGCGGTCCACGGCGGGTCGGCGGCGATCAACCGCTTCGCCGTCGAGCAGCCGGCCGTCGACGTGCTCGCTCACCCGATGGCGGGCGACGGGGACGTGAACCACGTCCTCGCGAACGCGGCCGCCGACAACGGCGTGCGCTTCGAGTTCTCGCTCGGGCGCGTGTTGCGGACCGACGGCGGACGGCGCGTTCAGGCCATCCGCGGGCTCCGGAAGCTCCGCGAGATCGTCGAGGACGCCGACGCGCCGTACGTCGTCAGCGCCGAC
This DNA window, taken from Halosimplex litoreum, encodes the following:
- a CDS encoding NUDIX hydrolase, which codes for MTAVDNLWFLATEARQAAEQVYHRLTDRYDEFVEFRTTRAVSRDRFRTVAERIEAQGLPYGAHTLAYRPSGELLLVEQAAIDTWVLPGGEVEPDESVREGARRELGEEAGVDVTYDGLGILGEVRFRSDGHETWGVLPIFEGEADSTDPEVCDPDGEITDARWFDELPENTRDRSVLREWREKRFGE
- a CDS encoding DUF7504 family protein; this translates as MTEGVRRATQGERASDGGASDARTGRDGSVALVYERAFTANAASQLDRALDVGAERSVLAILYRHDVRSWTTALRSHCDRVDSAAAVAVGPTSAGCGRDDAAVRTVSDPTDLTGVGIAVGEWLRARDTDEEPVVCLDSLSTLLQYADPERAFRFLHGLRTQVRSADATAFVSVDPGAHDEATLGTFRALFDAVVTGESATAETDDGESATADGRPVATDGGASEAPDGPVSGSE
- a CDS encoding DUF1918 domain-containing protein, yielding MAFEEDDHVILRDEHSEYDGEEGEITQVVETMFGDENYTVSFEDGQEAGVSEDQLEAAEE
- a CDS encoding RNA-binding protein — encoded protein: MASVPLHYVDLRAFCYVTEDEERVESALRALLPEEFEIERATSEGHHGDRIVVLSARVERADEIRHVLDRLGELDDIDAVVSELDERVDDNCAFYLTLDKQAAFSDEIERGDGITFRSKVEAYPANKPAAVENAREVFEAL
- a CDS encoding RNase P subunit p30 family protein gives rise to the protein MTETDPNRRRDDRDRRFEAVHAHPDGEATVARHASTAAEYGFDGIVVRNHGGAHTEFGAAEIAETYDVDVVEGVEIRATDPSRASGFVGNHRRSKTVVAVHGGSAAINRFAVEQPAVDVLAHPMAGDGDVNHVLANAAADNGVRFEFSLGRVLRTDGGRRVQAIRGLRKLREIVEDADAPYVVSADPENHLQLRAPRELVAVGEVLGFSAEQIRAGLSEWGRIVDRNRRLASDAFVEPGVFRESVAEDEENDR